Proteins from a genomic interval of Lycium ferocissimum isolate CSIRO_LF1 chromosome 2, AGI_CSIRO_Lferr_CH_V1, whole genome shotgun sequence:
- the LOC132047376 gene encoding uncharacterized protein LOC132047376 has translation MYSAGANCNGNIWFFVNDHVEVHVVSDIEQEITLKLFLQEHNKYMITNLVYAKYDDHERLKLWDRGDFNVVLNDEEKICGTPSVPQDYEDFAFCINSHELEETSFKGSPFTWWNGRAKNNSIYERLDRIAVNSHMQNWFGNVEVERLSRTGSDYAPLFTTLDNWPGDSDGNLVLNFKKKIKQVKGALSAWRKVAFSDIFKQLIIREEIVRVKEQLFEDEPTVENRCILQLAQAEMKKHLHFDEEFWKQKSGCTWFAEGDKNTKFFHSIVNGRRKRLQVKRIQDADRLWLENKEGIAQGAVQFFQDQFTQEAYNSDFSTINIVPKLITDEYNEMLCALPTEDEVKKAAFDKVRVLVVQMDYQISPNQSGFVKNRSIIDNVLLTQETVIDIRKKGKPANVIIKLDMTKAYDRVSWQFLTKVLETMGFDGAFADQIWRLLANNWCSVLLNGQSHGFFRSTREVKQSDPLSPTLFVLAADVLSRALNSLFDHEQYKG, from the exons ATGTATAGTGCAGGTGCAAACTGCAATGGGAATATTTGGTTCTTTGTTAATGACCATGTGGAAGTACATGTTGTATCAGATATAGAACAAGAGATTACTTTGAAGTTATTTTTGCAGGAGCACAacaaatatatgattactaATCTTGTATATGCTAAATATGATGATCATGAGAGGTTGAAATTATGGGATA GAGGAGATTTTAATGTGGTACTCAATGACGAAGAGAAAATTTGTGGCACTCCTAGTGTCCCTCAAGATTATGAAGACTTTGCTTTTTGTATAAATTCTCATGAGTTAGAGGAAACATCTTTCAAAGGTAGTCCATTTACATGGTGGAATGGGAGGGCTAAAAATAATAGTATATATGAGAGATTGGATAGGATTGCAGTCAACTCACATATGCAGAATTGGTTTGGAAACGTTGAGGTGGAACGCTTGTCTAGGACAGGCTCTGACTATGCTCCATTATTTACCACTTTGG ACAATTGGCCTGGGGATAGTGATGGTAATCTTGTTCTGAATTTCAAGAAGAAGATTAAACAAGTGAAAGGGGCATTATCAGCTTGGCGTAAAGTGGCTTTTAGTGACATTTTCAAACAACTCATCATAAGGGAGGAGATTGTGAGGGTGAAAGAACAGCTGTTTGAAGATGAACCAACAGTGGAGAATAGATGCATTCTGCAACTAGCACAAGCAGAAATGAAGAAACATTTGCATTTTGATGAAGaattttggaaacaaaaatCTGGTTGTACCTGGTTTGCTGAGGGTGATAAAAACACAAAGTTTTTCCATAGTATTGTCAATGGTAGAAGAAAAAGGCTACAAGTGAAGAGAATCCAGGATGCTGATAGATTATGGCTTGAGAATAAGGAAGGGATTGCTCAAGGTGCAGTGCAGTTTTTTCAAGATCAGTTTACTCAAGAAGCTTATAATTCAGACTTCTCAACAATCAATATTGTGCCCAAATTAATTACTGATGAATACAATGAAATGTTATGTGCTCTTCCCACAGAAGATGAAGTTAAAAAGGCAGCTTTTGATAAGGTGAGAGTGCTTGTGGTCCAGATGGATTATCAG ATTTCTCCCAACCAGTCTGGATTTGTGAAGAATAGAAGTATCATTGATAATGTTCTACTCACTCAAGAAACTGTCATAGATATCAGAAAAAAAGGCAAGCCTGCTAATGTGATTATCAAGCTAGACATGACTAAAGCCTATGATAGAGTGTCATGGCAGTTTTTAACCAAAGTTTTGGAGACTATGGGATTTGATGGAGCATTTGCGGATCAGATATGGAGGTTACTAGCTAACAATTGGTGCTCGGTACTATTAAATGGCCAATCTCATGGTTTTTTTCGCTCAACTAGAGAAGTGAAGCAAAGTGATCCTTTATCACCTACATTGTTTGTTCTAGCTGCAGATGTGCTATCAAGAGCTCTTAACTCTTTATTTGATCATGAACAATACAAGGGGTAA